Proteins encoded in a region of the Vicia villosa cultivar HV-30 ecotype Madison, WI linkage group LG5, Vvil1.0, whole genome shotgun sequence genome:
- the LOC131605027 gene encoding uncharacterized protein LOC131605027, producing MNFHGSNVIARVVDTFRGVASAAKEVYDQKEQAIAERNRESRGEINIEIGNRERLISVGGDEMRRFLVDRENIENVNVVQPEDESEPQLNNVVNEFNSNEIVCDPGCRKQINEYAPDIQDQVRRAYILKGLMQPDSSSFPRTQFGSVKRAFCKSWYKNYTWLEYSEIKDVAYCIYCFLFKQPGRVEHFGFEVFTKSGYRDWKLASQGLKGHVGSHNSLHNSYVKHYDDYINQTQSVTSKFAKATKESEELYKIRLTCYLDCSRYLIA from the exons ATGAATTTTCATGGTTCCAATGTGATAGCTAGAGTGGTTGACACTTTTAGAGGTGTTGCTTCTGCTGCAAAGGAAGTGTATGATCAGAAGGAACAAG ccaTAGCTGAACGAAATCGAGAGAGCAGAGGAGAGATAAACATTGAAATTGGAAACAGAGAGAGGTTGATTAGTGTTGGTGGGGATG AGATGAGGAgatttttggttgatagagaaaatattgagaatgtgaatgttgtgcAACCGGAAGATGAATCAGAACCACAACTTAATAATGTGGTTAATGAGTTTAATTCAAATGAGATTGTGTGTGATCCAGGTTGTAGGAAACAAATTAATGAGTATGCTCCGGATATTCAAGACCAAGTGAGGAGGGCATATATATTGAAGGGTCTAATGCAACCAGATTCGTCAAGCTTTCCTCGTACTCAATTTGGAAGTGTTAAAAGAGCATTTTGTAAATCATGGTATAAGAATTATACATGGTTAGAATACAGTGAGATAAAAGATGTAGCTTATTGTATTTATTGTTTTCTATTTAAGCAACCCGGGAGGGTCGAACACTTTGGTTTTGAAGTCTTCACCAAAAGCGGATATAGAGATTGGAAGCTTGCATCTCAAGGCTTGAAAGGTCATGTTGGTAGTCATAATAGTTTGCACAACTCATATGTCAAGCACTACGATGATTATATTAATCAAACACAAAGTGTGACAAGTAAGTTTGCTAAAGCAACAAAGGAATCAGAAGAATTGTATAAGATTCGTTTGACTTGTTATTTAGATTGTTCAAGATATCTCATAGCATAA